A part of Chloroflexota bacterium genomic DNA contains:
- a CDS encoding transglutaminase domain-containing protein: MEKQTKVSPALVIGIGPFAQKILTRVSKSYFDSDPTRRKITKFVALYETDQEKGLDLASILQENGEPLPEINFPLASTAGERQKFIENLVKSADQIRASLNVHFHEIRTHDSLMEINLDKRLGKNINLYVVADLTDALSSAALMPIAFLLQDIMQQTHNTLGNLMLNISIFPDKEDRDDKDEVGLFSSLLILDKGYRDVSDKTTLDMLKAMGIKDRSPLTLSSYLFDYRKPNGNDARDVDELELVFGNSLLGLMLADIPQTLSFGRPMGYIQKNGSFYSSIGASCLSYDPDHLIEKCVDLFSSRIISEGFLGEHRTDSDLINLINRATAYFGDLPEWYSQLSSGKNFFHVSHEGQLPDINVNIDHLYLSPMDFEDIRNTPWQIEVADYSLKFKKEILLDLQQTFDSQAIQMASGKFGQIVQFLSELVGNPGIYPQGVSVIKRILKGLDETTISSAEVITKQINKLDAIDNSNVIQEDFEKIQTILKKAKSLPIFWRFLPRFFRKPLSIVINLEWIIRNYLKLEGLRRHILMMLAEEHSARIEAVLLESIKLAYSAIKEDLGEFETQIDTFDGKLKETQNLLALDFGNDIFKTLYSSDEYDPFRSTAIDPIFAEWAYQHFQQPIKSVVLDLLVTKKVFDQWEDLSAENFSQAILAASKDLYLPLRDYHLDQVLEQGLELRKEQSTHPDEVEFNPYLPLIRSALPMMRPNFDAIGGSEYSTKRRYFLAENKSSPFVQPVLGEQNIKFCQVDDRRIATAVTVRDLMPLEAFTELNSNLQWAYDKLNEDQKEQLKNVFVPIPTLEGTNLTDRSFTWKFGNPEEDFSIVLPVDERRYHLARLEQRLDQPEWYQYVLEDSQELNYLAACFLNLFLQHPEWTRYDQTNAILAFVQQGIKYALDKDTTPLTEWPRSPIETLYDQVGDCEDVAILTAAIMNRLGFHVALLLLPGHCAMGIAGVDHMPGSFAIDSDSGYHYYYAEATATGWSVGKLPEDYQTADIKIQSCSRLITKES; this comes from the coding sequence ATGGAAAAACAAACAAAGGTTTCACCTGCACTTGTCATTGGCATTGGGCCGTTTGCCCAAAAGATTCTTACTCGTGTATCAAAATCATATTTCGACTCCGATCCGACTAGAAGGAAGATCACCAAATTTGTGGCTCTTTATGAAACCGACCAAGAAAAGGGCTTAGACCTGGCCTCGATTTTACAGGAGAATGGGGAACCTCTCCCTGAAATTAATTTCCCACTGGCATCCACGGCTGGCGAGAGACAGAAATTTATTGAAAATCTGGTAAAGAGCGCAGATCAAATTCGAGCATCGTTAAATGTGCATTTTCATGAAATCAGAACCCATGATAGCTTGATGGAAATCAATTTAGATAAACGCCTTGGGAAGAATATCAATTTATATGTTGTTGCAGATCTGACTGATGCATTATCCTCTGCTGCATTAATGCCTATTGCCTTTTTGCTTCAGGATATTATGCAACAGACTCATAATACACTCGGTAATTTAATGCTGAACATATCCATTTTTCCTGATAAGGAAGATCGGGATGACAAAGATGAGGTGGGGTTGTTCTCATCCTTATTGATTCTCGATAAGGGATATCGGGATGTCTCTGATAAAACCACTTTGGATATGCTAAAAGCAATGGGGATTAAGGATAGATCGCCGTTAACGCTTTCATCCTATCTTTTCGATTATCGGAAACCCAACGGAAACGACGCACGTGATGTGGATGAGTTGGAATTGGTGTTTGGCAACAGCTTGCTTGGTTTAATGCTTGCGGATATTCCTCAGACATTGTCCTTCGGACGGCCGATGGGTTATATCCAAAAGAACGGCTCGTTCTATTCCAGTATCGGGGCATCGTGTTTGAGCTATGATCCTGATCATTTGATTGAGAAATGCGTTGATTTGTTCTCATCCAGAATTATTAGCGAAGGTTTCTTAGGAGAACATAGAACCGACTCAGATTTGATCAATTTGATAAATCGGGCAACTGCCTATTTTGGCGATTTACCAGAATGGTATTCACAATTATCCTCCGGAAAAAATTTCTTCCATGTTTCTCATGAGGGGCAACTTCCTGATATCAATGTGAATATTGATCACTTGTATCTGAGTCCGATGGATTTCGAGGATATCAGAAATACACCTTGGCAAATTGAGGTTGCAGACTATTCCCTGAAGTTTAAAAAAGAGATCTTGCTTGATCTCCAGCAGACGTTTGATTCCCAGGCGATCCAGATGGCTTCTGGGAAATTCGGTCAAATAGTTCAATTCCTATCAGAGCTGGTTGGAAATCCAGGGATTTATCCGCAAGGTGTGTCAGTGATTAAACGCATACTCAAAGGTTTGGATGAAACTACTATCTCTTCTGCAGAGGTAATCACCAAACAAATTAACAAACTGGATGCTATCGACAATTCCAATGTCATTCAAGAGGATTTTGAGAAAATCCAAACTATACTCAAGAAGGCGAAATCCCTACCGATATTTTGGCGGTTCTTGCCGAGGTTTTTCCGAAAGCCTTTGAGCATCGTAATTAACCTTGAATGGATTATCAGGAATTACCTGAAGCTTGAAGGTCTCAGGCGGCATATCCTGATGATGCTTGCTGAGGAACATTCCGCTAGAATTGAAGCTGTTTTGCTTGAGAGCATAAAACTAGCATATAGCGCGATTAAGGAAGACCTAGGCGAGTTTGAAACTCAGATTGATACTTTCGATGGTAAATTAAAGGAAACACAAAACCTGTTAGCGCTCGATTTTGGCAATGATATTTTTAAAACGCTATACTCCTCGGATGAATACGATCCTTTTCGGAGCACAGCCATTGACCCAATATTCGCTGAATGGGCTTACCAACATTTTCAGCAGCCGATCAAATCGGTTGTATTGGATCTGCTGGTAACTAAGAAGGTGTTCGACCAATGGGAAGATTTGTCAGCGGAAAATTTCAGTCAGGCTATTCTGGCTGCGAGCAAGGATTTGTATCTCCCTCTGCGAGATTATCATCTCGACCAGGTGCTTGAACAGGGATTGGAATTACGAAAAGAGCAATCCACCCACCCAGATGAGGTTGAGTTCAACCCTTATCTTCCATTGATCAGATCGGCTTTACCGATGATGAGACCAAACTTTGATGCAATAGGGGGAAGTGAATATTCCACTAAGCGCAGGTATTTCTTGGCCGAAAATAAGTCATCGCCATTTGTCCAACCCGTCCTTGGAGAGCAGAATATCAAGTTCTGTCAGGTGGATGACCGGCGGATTGCCACAGCAGTAACTGTTCGGGACTTGATGCCCCTGGAAGCATTCACGGAACTCAATTCAAATTTACAGTGGGCGTACGACAAATTGAATGAGGACCAAAAAGAACAGTTGAAAAACGTATTTGTCCCAATTCCAACGCTTGAAGGGACAAACCTGACCGATAGGTCTTTTACTTGGAAATTTGGAAACCCTGAAGAAGATTTTAGCATTGTTCTTCCTGTTGATGAGAGACGTTACCATCTGGCTCGCCTGGAGCAAAGGCTTGATCAACCTGAGTGGTATCAATATGTCCTGGAGGATTCACAGGAGCTCAACTATCTAGCCGCTTGCTTCCTTAATCTATTCCTTCAGCATCCAGAATGGACACGGTATGACCAAACCAATGCAATCCTTGCCTTTGTTCAGCAGGGAATTAAATATGCCCTAGACAAAGATACAACTCCATTAACCGAGTGGCCTCGCTCTCCAATTGAAACGCTCTATGACCAGGTCGGGGATTGCGAAGATGTTGCTATCCTGACAGCAGCCATCATGAACCGCCTGGGTTTCCACGTTGCGCTGCTCCTACTTCCCGGCCATTGTGCAATGGGTATAGCTGGAGTGGATCATATGCCAGGCTCGTTTGCCATAGATTCTGACTCCGGTTATCATTATTACTATGCTGAAGCGACAGCGACCGGGTGGTCTGTAGGAAAGCTTCCTGAAGATTATCAAACAGCCGATATCAAAATCCAGTCGTGCAGCCGGCTGATTACAAAAGAATCATAG
- a CDS encoding M48 family metallopeptidase: MADKILIGEIPVEVEFKAIKNIHLSVYPPDGDVRVAAPERMDLDIIRLYIISKIGWIKQQQRKFQAQKRETPREYLDIESHYVWGKRYLLNIIEADQAPSVQLKHDQLILTVRPGSDLRKREEVVAAWYREEIRRIAAPLFEKWEDKLGVNANKIIVQWMKTKWGSCNPVSKNIHLNTELAKKPEICLEYIIIHELIHLIEPSHNAYFISLMDEYMPNWKYVRDELNRAPLGHVEWGY; this comes from the coding sequence ATGGCTGACAAAATATTGATTGGTGAAATCCCAGTAGAAGTGGAATTCAAGGCTATCAAGAATATCCATCTCAGTGTCTATCCGCCGGACGGCGATGTCCGGGTGGCAGCACCAGAGCGGATGGATCTGGATATCATCCGCCTTTATATCATATCCAAAATAGGATGGATAAAACAGCAACAAAGGAAATTTCAGGCGCAGAAACGCGAGACACCTCGTGAGTATCTTGATATTGAAAGCCATTATGTCTGGGGAAAAAGGTATTTGCTCAATATTATTGAGGCAGATCAAGCTCCTTCTGTCCAACTGAAGCACGATCAGTTAATCTTGACTGTCCGACCTGGTAGTGACCTGAGAAAAAGGGAAGAGGTTGTGGCAGCCTGGTATCGTGAAGAAATTCGTAGAATTGCAGCACCTTTATTTGAGAAATGGGAAGATAAATTAGGTGTCAATGCGAATAAGATAATCGTGCAATGGATGAAGACGAAGTGGGGAAGCTGTAATCCTGTGAGCAAGAATATTCATCTGAATACAGAACTGGCAAAGAAACCCGAGATCTGCCTGGAATATATCATTATCCATGAACTGATCCACCTCATTGAACCAAGTCATAACGCTTATTTTATTTCATTGATGGATGAATATATGCCTAATTGGAAGTATGTGAGAGATGAGCTGAATAGGGCTCCTTTGGGGCATGTGGAGTGGGGGTATTGA
- a CDS encoding response regulator transcription factor, protein MNISKEKQKISTVAILAKDTYSRNWISHIILFDWRTRIVGELMSFDELKANSITSKIDFLLIDVDDYKDNLNEILNYLINVLPRIKTLLLASTVEEDNLIHLSNDRISGYLLKSESDITLGWAIAYLMEGKLVITETILKEANSQGFDFGPRCLVINGIDSDDYLTSTENRYARLAFIHSMPRSNLADELLISTNSSFTLISNLYTNLGVTDLLNGDDWINFNIEKQGVISSHFVESNGCGYKPRNGTSKETIAFHVYSKPRIVN, encoded by the coding sequence TTGAATATTTCTAAAGAAAAACAAAAAATATCAACAGTTGCAATTCTAGCAAAAGATACATATTCTCGAAATTGGATTTCCCATATAATCCTGTTTGATTGGCGTACCCGGATAGTTGGCGAATTAATGTCCTTTGATGAATTAAAGGCTAATTCCATCACATCAAAAATAGATTTCTTATTGATCGATGTAGATGACTACAAGGACAACCTCAATGAAATCTTAAACTATTTAATTAATGTATTGCCTCGAATCAAAACACTATTACTAGCATCCACTGTTGAGGAGGATAATTTAATTCATTTAAGCAATGATCGAATTTCAGGATACTTATTGAAGTCTGAATCGGACATAACATTAGGGTGGGCAATCGCATATTTAATGGAAGGTAAACTTGTCATAACAGAGACTATATTGAAAGAAGCAAATTCTCAGGGATTTGATTTTGGTCCTAGGTGTTTGGTCATTAACGGAATAGATTCAGACGATTATTTAACTTCTACGGAAAATCGATATGCAAGATTGGCATTTATTCACAGTATGCCTCGAAGCAATCTTGCAGATGAATTATTGATATCAACAAACTCATCATTTACCCTAATCAGCAATTTATATACTAATTTGGGAGTTACCGATCTATTGAATGGAGATGACTGGATAAATTTTAATATCGAAAAACAAGGGGTTATATCATCTCATTTTGTGGAATCAAACGGTTGTGGTTATAAACCAAGGAATGGAACCTCAAAAGAAACAATAGCGTTTCATGTGTATTCAAAGCCCAGAATTGTCAATTAG
- a CDS encoding VWA domain-containing protein, translated as MEFLRKTQVTSKLIMSQWGIVKEIMKHKFNFTLLIISLICLCALSAGSIYEPSSENVNVIFVIDNSGSMANNDPEDLRFAATKLFISLLDQGDTVGTVIFSNEAKVLHEGIVTITSMQTKLTLTESIHAVTPDGYTDVKAAFLAVSELVQSGSKNSDQSIIIFLTDGQPEPVNFYTSYEQDTIDLIGSLNIPVISVALTNHASVQFLAKVSSQTDGKLYSAKSYLDLIDVYLDILGQWKDRTIIGEGEIPSPSNKIVNIDLGLAPYLTEISFVVTKDEKINVSLLNPDGQIIEPNDPEVTYYQGTDPDYAVITIADNFPGDWQVDLSGEGQAQLRVIISSNLKADLFSGNNLAETGQPMLIEAQILELDQYSTPHRVIGEGQFSAVITWPDGTQEAIDQLFDDGTHGDITADDGLFSRLYPNTTVPGTYSIELRGYKGLIPLSTKEMVTLISVPDIVIESPQSEKIAINSGESVDISVRIGESQEEALDSGTVTGKIIDESGKITIVELVNNENLYTGHFEPSKTGHYTLDTYVDNGYCQTLPYLHTSTLEFEVQIIPSIAINLMAGQSNILVENQELVEGVPVQVKITSTASEVLSLTPTMEGPSGVYLEGPSQITLTSNETIYRDLWLKSDSSLGLGAYDLQIVFSTLAKVNFTNASIPIRMTVFEPTITVLNVQPIGCEEPIGCLNWKSNLELTISSSSRQSEVLYLALLGDSSIKLVSDEIIVEPGQGEYQIDVTNTKLFTSGMQEFDLLLETEKDSVGMEEDTQSIPVRIELPSLFSRCKKVMLWTGLIILGTIVITIKVIGALKQRQKRSFVTGTLRIWTDKNRSAVSTFDLTAMSKRQLLIGSDPSCDVFLERGTSQSVYFKLVSQVISGRSEIVLIPVEEVKQKYNYVVNELKLENEIKFSVENNNFQYLSDSGY; from the coding sequence ATGGAATTCTTAAGGAAAACTCAAGTTACATCAAAATTAATTATGTCACAATGGGGGATAGTAAAGGAAATAATGAAACACAAATTTAATTTCACATTACTCATAATTTCATTAATCTGTCTCTGTGCTTTATCTGCAGGCTCTATTTATGAGCCTAGCTCTGAGAATGTTAATGTAATTTTCGTTATAGATAATTCTGGAAGTATGGCAAATAACGATCCGGAAGATTTGCGCTTTGCTGCCACAAAATTATTCATTTCTTTATTGGATCAAGGTGATACGGTCGGAACGGTTATTTTCTCGAACGAAGCCAAGGTTTTACATGAGGGGATTGTAACAATAACTTCTATGCAGACAAAGTTGACCTTAACTGAATCCATTCATGCTGTGACACCTGACGGCTATACAGACGTAAAAGCCGCATTTTTAGCTGTTTCTGAGTTAGTTCAATCAGGTTCAAAGAATTCTGATCAATCCATCATCATTTTTTTAACGGATGGACAACCTGAACCTGTAAATTTTTACACCTCCTACGAACAGGATACGATTGATCTAATTGGATCGTTGAATATCCCAGTGATCTCAGTAGCATTGACCAATCATGCGTCCGTTCAATTTCTGGCAAAAGTCTCATCGCAGACAGATGGAAAATTATATTCAGCCAAATCGTATTTAGATCTGATTGATGTATATCTAGACATTTTGGGCCAGTGGAAGGATAGAACGATTATTGGCGAAGGTGAGATTCCTAGTCCTTCAAACAAGATTGTAAACATTGACCTTGGTCTTGCCCCTTACCTTACTGAAATTAGTTTTGTGGTAACAAAGGATGAGAAAATCAATGTTTCACTACTAAACCCCGATGGGCAGATTATTGAACCTAATGATCCTGAGGTGACTTATTATCAAGGGACAGATCCTGATTATGCAGTAATCACCATTGCCGATAATTTTCCAGGGGATTGGCAGGTTGACCTATCAGGTGAAGGGCAGGCACAGCTAAGGGTGATTATTTCTTCTAATCTTAAAGCCGACTTATTTTCTGGCAATAACCTGGCTGAAACTGGACAACCCATGTTGATTGAGGCTCAAATCTTGGAACTTGATCAATATTCAACACCACATCGTGTTATTGGTGAAGGCCAATTTAGTGCAGTAATCACGTGGCCGGATGGAACTCAGGAAGCGATAGATCAACTTTTTGATGATGGAACGCATGGCGATATCACTGCAGATGACGGTCTTTTCTCTAGACTATATCCTAATACCACGGTTCCAGGGACCTATTCCATTGAGCTCAGGGGATATAAAGGGCTTATTCCGTTGAGTACAAAAGAGATGGTCACTCTAATTTCTGTGCCTGATATTGTGATTGAATCGCCCCAATCCGAAAAGATTGCCATCAATTCTGGCGAGAGTGTAGACATTAGTGTTCGAATTGGCGAAAGCCAGGAAGAGGCGTTGGATTCGGGGACAGTAACAGGGAAAATCATTGATGAAAGTGGAAAAATTACAATAGTTGAATTAGTCAATAATGAGAACCTTTATACAGGTCACTTTGAGCCTTCGAAAACTGGGCACTACACTTTGGACACCTATGTGGATAACGGTTATTGTCAGACATTGCCTTATCTTCACACTAGCACACTGGAGTTTGAGGTTCAAATCATTCCGAGTATTGCTATAAACCTTATGGCTGGGCAATCAAATATCCTGGTTGAAAACCAGGAACTAGTAGAAGGCGTTCCAGTTCAAGTGAAAATTACTTCGACGGCCAGTGAAGTGCTTTCGCTAACACCGACAATGGAAGGGCCTTCAGGTGTGTATTTGGAGGGACCCAGTCAAATCACGCTAACATCGAATGAGACTATATATCGAGACCTTTGGCTCAAATCAGATTCGTCCTTAGGGCTAGGGGCATACGATCTACAAATCGTGTTTTCGACACTGGCAAAAGTGAACTTTACCAACGCTTCCATCCCGATCAGGATGACAGTCTTTGAGCCGACCATCACAGTCCTTAATGTGCAGCCCATCGGCTGTGAAGAGCCAATCGGTTGCCTGAATTGGAAGTCGAATCTGGAATTAACAATTTCGTCTTCAAGTAGACAATCGGAAGTGCTTTATTTAGCACTTTTAGGGGACAGCTCCATAAAACTGGTTTCCGACGAAATTATTGTGGAACCTGGGCAAGGAGAATATCAAATTGATGTGACCAACACTAAGCTTTTCACTTCTGGAATGCAGGAATTCGATTTACTACTTGAAACAGAAAAAGATTCAGTAGGAATGGAGGAAGACACACAATCCATTCCAGTTCGAATTGAATTGCCCTCACTATTCTCCAGATGTAAAAAGGTCATGCTTTGGACCGGCCTAATCATCCTTGGAACAATAGTGATTACAATCAAAGTTATTGGAGCGCTAAAGCAGCGACAAAAAAGATCTTTCGTGACTGGGACATTACGCATTTGGACTGATAAGAATCGATCTGCTGTAAGTACATTTGATCTTACCGCTATGAGTAAACGGCAACTGCTCATTGGTAGTGATCCGAGTTGTGACGTCTTTTTAGAGAGAGGGACAAGTCAATCGGTTTATTTTAAGCTAGTATCGCAGGTCATTTCTGGAAGGTCTGAGATTGTGCTAATTCCTGTGGAAGAGGTGAAGCAAAAATACAATTACGTTGTGAATGAATTGAAATTAGAAAATGAGATCAAATTCTCTGTAGAAAATAATAATTTCCAATATCTAAGTGACAGTGGTTATTAA
- a CDS encoding UvrD-helicase domain-containing protein, with amino-acid sequence MYTLKITKKYESDLKDLPTHVRDKQLPKTQTLLQQNPHHNSLQSHKFNSFTRKDVFRSYVNDNYRIAWFYGDSRRTIVLWRVGKHKLIDDLADLDDISSCVVISEINPKSDMENKKPTEGESWQRNQPGIFQRVNPNHLRLFGVPEEKIDKVRKVTDFDFIYELNLPKQANDILLSIYTTPNWSPDNYLDIHNILYRESADRLEQYCKGKIKRLMLDLSLEQEEIVNANATGTILIKGVAGSGKTTVGVYRALQLSKAQRLFSTKPVLFLTYTETLTKVVEKLFYELTSTDSHTELSKRIEASTVRDWCQSFLGDHKRRLDFSLAETQLSSSISNIVPKEADFFFLKQENFIKTEIDQVIKGRGVKSWQEYSQISRVGRGRPLQQNARRIIWKIYQDYQSRLKEKQIMDEGDLVLESLAKIKEMGNNFEPYPEVVIDEAQDLTPKELELAAALAGGGESRGLCLLADPSQSIYYKGISWKDANITIYGARVRNLAKNFRNPKPILEAAWALSKADPQHELDEAIEPSCSDRPGFKPRLHYVSSESDQDLKKMKDLILQFAESNHYRLGDIAVLCRSNDRVQIAKNYLQQAQIPVCHFREDHFDVFENDIKTITFHSAKGLEFPVVILMNVEEGVIPRNTSHITNADDLQDAIRMERKLLYVCMTRASEELCMIATEGKGSRFLQDIPTNHLKIIN; translated from the coding sequence ATGTACACCTTGAAGATAACTAAAAAATATGAAAGTGACCTAAAAGATTTGCCCACGCATGTGAGGGATAAGCAATTACCGAAAACGCAAACCTTGTTACAGCAGAATCCTCATCACAATTCATTGCAATCTCATAAATTCAATAGCTTCACAAGGAAAGATGTGTTCCGATCCTATGTCAATGATAATTATCGGATTGCCTGGTTTTATGGAGATAGTCGTCGAACAATAGTTTTATGGCGGGTAGGGAAGCATAAATTAATTGACGATTTAGCGGATCTTGATGATATTTCTTCTTGTGTTGTAATCTCTGAGATCAATCCCAAATCCGATATGGAAAATAAAAAACCAACAGAAGGTGAAAGTTGGCAACGGAATCAACCTGGAATTTTTCAAAGGGTCAATCCCAATCATTTACGTTTGTTCGGTGTTCCAGAAGAAAAAATTGATAAAGTTAGAAAAGTAACTGACTTCGATTTCATCTATGAACTTAATTTACCAAAACAGGCCAATGATATTCTGTTAAGTATTTACACAACCCCAAACTGGTCCCCAGATAATTATTTGGATATCCACAATATTCTTTATAGGGAAAGTGCAGATCGATTAGAACAGTACTGTAAAGGCAAGATTAAGCGGCTGATGCTGGATCTTTCGCTGGAGCAGGAGGAGATTGTAAACGCCAATGCGACAGGAACGATCCTGATCAAAGGAGTGGCGGGTTCAGGAAAAACAACGGTGGGCGTTTATAGAGCTTTGCAGCTTTCTAAAGCACAAAGGTTATTCTCAACAAAGCCGGTATTATTTCTCACGTATACTGAAACCCTTACCAAAGTCGTGGAAAAATTATTTTATGAACTAACCTCAACCGATTCACATACGGAACTTTCAAAAAGGATTGAGGCATCAACAGTTAGAGACTGGTGCCAGTCTTTTTTAGGCGATCACAAACGCCGATTAGATTTTTCGTTAGCTGAAACGCAACTATCATCTTCAATATCTAATATCGTACCCAAAGAAGCAGATTTTTTCTTCTTGAAGCAGGAAAACTTCATCAAAACTGAAATTGACCAAGTGATTAAAGGCAGGGGAGTGAAAAGCTGGCAGGAATATAGCCAAATCAGTCGGGTTGGTAGAGGGCGGCCACTTCAACAAAATGCCCGTAGGATCATTTGGAAAATTTATCAGGATTATCAATCTCGATTAAAAGAAAAACAAATTATGGATGAAGGGGATCTTGTTCTGGAATCACTTGCAAAAATCAAAGAGATGGGAAACAATTTTGAGCCTTATCCAGAGGTAGTTATCGACGAAGCACAGGATTTAACACCTAAGGAATTAGAACTAGCAGCCGCATTGGCGGGGGGTGGGGAGAGCCGTGGTTTATGCCTTTTAGCAGATCCTTCGCAAAGTATCTATTACAAGGGCATCTCATGGAAAGACGCGAACATTACTATCTATGGGGCCAGAGTGAGAAATTTGGCAAAAAACTTCCGTAACCCAAAGCCGATCCTGGAAGCTGCCTGGGCATTATCAAAAGCTGATCCACAACATGAATTGGATGAGGCAATCGAACCCAGCTGCAGCGACCGTCCGGGCTTCAAACCAAGATTGCATTATGTTAGCTCTGAGAGCGATCAGGACTTGAAGAAGATGAAGGATTTGATTTTACAATTTGCAGAATCAAATCACTACAGGTTGGGTGATATTGCAGTATTGTGTCGTTCAAACGATCGGGTACAAATTGCTAAAAATTATTTGCAGCAAGCTCAGATACCAGTCTGTCATTTTAGAGAAGATCATTTTGATGTCTTCGAAAATGATATTAAAACCATCACTTTTCATTCTGCAAAGGGTTTGGAATTTCCAGTTGTGATATTGATGAATGTAGAAGAAGGCGTGATCCCAAGAAACACGAGTCACATCACTAATGCCGATGATCTGCAGGATGCAATAAGAATGGAACGCAAATTGCTTTATGTATGCATGACCCGAGCATCAGAGGAATTGTGTATGATAGCCACCGAAGGAAAGGGTTCACGGTTCCTACAAGATATTCCTACGAATCACCTGAAAATAATAAATTAA
- a CDS encoding helix-turn-helix transcriptional regulator: MDNTKMGKKKTSKLASMLRDRMDMQGLSVRDAGKLIGVSHSTVARALNGETVEIETLVKFCNFLGVPVESMLNLREETDDLVDQILRVIGIEPELAEVFIEIGHNLADDRLDKRILNEIAAFAHYRLDYLKKN; this comes from the coding sequence TTGGATAATACAAAGATGGGTAAGAAAAAAACAAGCAAACTTGCCAGTATGCTAAGAGATCGGATGGATATGCAAGGGCTATCTGTCCGTGATGCTGGTAAATTAATTGGCGTTAGTCATTCAACTGTGGCTAGAGCTCTCAATGGCGAGACTGTTGAAATCGAAACACTGGTGAAATTCTGTAATTTCCTCGGAGTGCCTGTAGAATCGATGCTCAATTTACGGGAGGAAACAGATGATTTGGTAGATCAGATCTTAAGGGTAATCGGTATAGAACCTGAATTAGCTGAGGTGTTTATTGAAATTGGACATAACTTAGCTGATGATAGACTTGACAAGAGAATCTTAAATGAGATCGCTGCTTTTGCCCATTATAGGCTGGATTATTTGAAAAAGAATTGA